The sequence below is a genomic window from Cicer arietinum cultivar CDC Frontier isolate Library 1 chromosome 6, Cicar.CDCFrontier_v2.0, whole genome shotgun sequence.
ATAGCTATTTTATTGGTTAAGCTATTCaatattgaaataataaaaaaaattaaagaaaacgGTCGAAATAAAAAGGAAAGCAAAACCTTGTCCTATCTACATTGTTGGCGCGTGTATAACTCATCACATCGCGCGTAACACCAAAAGCAGCACCGCCTCTTACCCTTCTTTCCACTACTCTCTCAAAATTTCTCCCcccattttattttctaaaaaatttaaaaaaataaaaaagtgcaCTCTCTCATACCAAAACCTCCTTCCCCTCTCAGACACTGTATACAAAAAGCGATTACTCTCTTCGACAAAAAGTAATTACTTTCCCtttatcttcatttttattttattacattatcttttattttcaatataaatatcTGGGTCCCTCTTATTACAACACTATATATTAACCgtatcaaaatctttttcatcAAAAACCCAAAAAcgaaattcaaattcaaatcacacTCAAATGGCTCAAAATTTAGATGACTGTGAGTTCTGGCTCCCGCCTAAGTTCTTAGCCGACGACGACACACCGTTTCTtaacatcaacaacaacaaaaacggCAATAAGCTCTTCTCTTCAACATCAAACGACGACGTTTTTAACGCCGTTTCAAACACTCTTTTTCCGTACTACTTCACTTCACCATTAACTTCCAGCGAAACAGAAAGCGACGAAGAAGAGCAAATCGCTGAGTTAACTCGTCAAATGACTCACTCAACTCTGCAACACCACAAAGTTGCTCTCAACAACCACCACCACAAGGTAACAACAAAAAACTATaacaaattcaaaaacaacGATAACCTaattttgtttgtaatttttttctttatttttgaattttataggCTATTTTTGTCAATGGTTCTTCACCACAACAGACGAGAAGTGCCTTTGAGAATAGAAACTATGGACAAGGTTCAAATCCAAACGACACCGTCTTGATGATGAACTCGCAGAGAGCGACTTTGGATCTGCTACGTGCGGCTGCAGGGGAAGTTGAAAGGATGCATCAAGTTAACAACGATGAAGCGTTTTACGATTTTCTCCCTGAAAAGCCCTTTGGGTTTCACACTCAGAATCAACAACACTCGCTTCCTCACCAAAAGCGGTTACAAATAGCACAAGTAATAAACAAAAAactacaaatttttattttatttttgttatttatttattattaatttagttgtatttttttttcaagtttgaGATGCTTAGGAGGCAACAACAGTGGTTGAAGCAACAACAGGAAATTGTGAGGGGTAATGGAGTTTTACAGAGGCAAAGTAGAAATTACGAAACTGCCCCTAGAAGAGAAATGAACAAGCAAAACGTTTTTGAGGGTAACGTTGGTTTGTCTTCATCTGCATGGTGTTCtttgaaaaatgaaagtaaCGCGAAAACCGTTTTTCTTGGAAACTCTAGTAATgttaaaaaggaaagaaatggAACCGGTGTGTTTTTGCCTCGTTTTGTTGATACTCAATCACGAAAGAAGCCAGGTAATAAATCGATTATTCACATAGTAACagttttaattaatgttttataatGTAGTTAagttgatttgattttaatttaatggttGAGACTTTTTCACTGTGCGTAAATGTGTTTGTTTGGGGATTCTGTTGTGTAATGGTGTTAATTTGTGTGTGTGTGGGTGCAGCGTGTAAAACGGTGGTTGTACCTGAAAGAGTGGTTCATGCTCTGAATATGAAAGTGGAGGAAGGTATGATTAGAGGCTACATGCAGCAGAAGAATCGTTTCTATGGAACTTCAAACATTGAAAATGGTTAgtttattaaatatcatttttctttgaatttaCTTGCTCTGTATCAAAATAATTCTCACTTTGATTATTTTAACTGCTGAAAAGATGATAAATGAAGGAGATAACAAggattttatcaaaatatatctttattcaCCATCGCTGCAATCAATTATCTTAAATCTTAAGTGGCGAAATAAGAGAACATTACAACGATCCATTTATTTATGTGACTCTTtgaagtaattattattattaaaatttaatattgtaatgATTAATAATTGAGATTCATTAATCATGTAAACTTTTTTCATagtatatatgaattaaatttttgatCAATTTGGTGACTCaattagtaataatttttattaaatttttattctcTACTTGTTGACTCaattagtaataattttaggatttagtgtaatatttacACTTTAGTCAATTGCAATTTTtgaatattcaaaaatattttaccacctaaattaatgtaaaatatattagggtgcattgaaattaaattcataattttatcGGTTTAATCTTATCTACAGATGTATTTCGGTTATCATAAGTTATTATGATTACATGGTTGATGTAATACAAGTCACAaccattcatttatttttattgatataatttttgtagtaaccataattaaaactaaatattCTTAACAATTTACATTTGAGATTCATCagcaatgtaatttttttaaaaggtgtATATGGAATagatttttattctatttttgagAGCAAATATAGTGCATTAAAgatgtaaaatagttttacacttGTCATGTTATCCTAATAATTCAAGTTATAATTGGATGATTTGGGGATTTTGTGATTTCATGATGATGTGTGAATGTGTTAGGTGTTGCAAGGATTGGGAGTGATTATGGATTTTCTCAGCAAAAGCGCAACACGATGCCGCAGCAGCAACAGGTGAACCGTGAAATCCGGCTTCCTCAGGAATGGACTTATTGACAGCTAATGTTGTGGAACAGTTTCTTTTGCATTGGGGAGGAAGGTTTAGAAGTTAAAAAATAGGTGAATAATGTTAGGTATATTTTATAGGAAAATGGTAGGGTTATATAACGGTTGCAGAAACCATTAGCGATTGAGATCTTTGACGCTCCAAAGATTTATGGCTAAATGTGGCAGTTATTGTCTCAACCGCAGTTTTGATATAATATCAAAAACTGTTATGGTGCGACCTGAACCGTGATAGCGgttctaaaaaataatagtacaATAGTTAATACAGGGTAGAAAATAATAGGgtctatattttttgttgttggggATATTAAAGCTGTTagtaaaagtgaaaaaaaaagttgGAAATTATGCTCCATCAGTTTCTTTGGGACGTGATTTAGTttaggaaaaaaatttaaagacaaCCAAAATTAGGAAGTTGAAGTAGCACAAGGCAGGACATGATTTGGTGAGGATGTAATTAAAGCTTGAAGGGATCACGATGTAATCATTTGGTGGAATTACATTACTATAATGATCATATTACAACCTGTCTACACcaattatgataaataaatgaaaatgttTTTCTATCAATGACCCATCtctcttttaagttttttttgtgTTTAGTCATGGCAATGCTTTGCTGTAAAATCAATGActcttcatattttatttttataagcgataaattttattataattaatttaaattttaattttgagatatGACGTTGAATTTAATAGGATttaagaaaaaatcaataattgttCTACAtgggaaaaataagtataatttttcTAGAGCGATGCATTGTCCATGTaaaggattttaaaaaaaatcaataattgttgggaaaaataaattatgcatttttagtatattttttctaGAACCATGTaaaggatttaaaaaaaaatcaataattgttctatttgggaaaaaaaaattatgcatttTTAGTATAATTTTTCTAGAGCGATGGTCATACATTGTCCATGTAAAGAGGCAAAGATCACTATATCTTTATGTCCATGTAAAGAGTCAAAGATCACTATATCTATGTTATATGATCATACTCtttaatttcattgttttttgttacaatagtgtaatttatttaataagttGGATGCTCAAAGAATAAAATGAATCATATAAGTGGTTGATAATGGAATGAATTGTtgatattatatgtaaatatatgtttaattctAAAGGATTATAATAGTCCACTTATTTAAAACTTTCTAAAAGATTTGGGTTTTTGATCCCTATATTCCtctttagaatttttaataCCAAAATgtcatagtttaaaaaaaaaaatacataaatattttacttttttgctCCAGTCTCATCTCAACCTCGAGATACGATTTTTTGAAGGAGAATTTTTTTCCCTTCATTTTAAcagatggtcgcatcctggaGATGCGACCTTGTATTGTgacaattattttctttttaccatttaaagaatatttgtatttattattaattatttttattatttgaataatttaaaagtaattaaaacatttaaaaaattaaaatactattataaaaattaataataataaatttaataatattataaatttttataataataataataattttaataataataataacaataacaataataaaatacattaataaataatattctaaattttaataaaaataataatagtaataataataataaagtatattatattaataaaaaaaaattaattaaattgaaccaataaaatacgttaaattaaaaaaaatgcagaaaattaaaggaaaaaatacatcaaatttatattttatcattattattattatttttatttattagataaaaaaaaatgaggaatttgttataataatttgtcaaaaaaggaggaagttgttataataaattGCCAAGAcggaggaagttgttataataatttgacaaaacaaacaaataaaaggaTATTGTTATAACAacgtgtcaaaataaataacgtgtAACTAATATTTTGTCGATAAAATAGGTTGAATATTAATGTTAAATTAGTAATATATCAACGGCAGACAAGGGCGACAATTGAACAAATTGAGAAACCACCTTATCGACCATTGTGGATTGATCATGGAaggctttaatttttttagggtATAGAGAGCTTCAAGAAAGGGATATGTTCTCCCCTAAATGAACATTCAAGAGATATGGTGGCagtactttttttaataagaatttccataaaatataataagaataaaatagttttatgaaCTTACTATacaatttatttactattttttagtcTATGTCAAATAATTTGGCATTCTGTTTTTTAGGatggaaaataaaatgaaaatagtacaattaaattaatcatcGATTGAGACATTTctcatttatattttgagatCAACAAAAAAGTCAAAAAATACGATAGCAATATGCATAAATGATTAGAAGTCAATGAGAAATTatcaaatcaaaacaataattttaagaaCCAAACTAATTTCTTTAACATATGATCAACGACCAAAAATAATGTAAGATTCAAAATCTTTAATGTCATTTATATgcagaaattttttttactagtgTTCCCTCATATTGACTATATGCGGTCTCTCTCACATGACCATTTCCACCACGTGTTGGAAAGTCATatgtgttgagacaaaatctctcaaatgattttaatgataacaaaattacttaagagattatgattgtggttaatgactaacatgtgctcttgagtgtattcatttaagttaataggtcattaatcattaaggcaaaaagaaggaaaaagtaattctggcctgaggatggaaaaccctcgcgaggatggaaaaccatcgcgaggatggaaattgctgcatgcgcgaggatggaaattgctgcaatatctccagatctggacaatctgatttctcaccagaataattgtgtttattcaattgtatatcaatgtcaaaaatgaataaacaaagcattcaaagctagagtcaaaaggtcaaaagaaaaaggtgaatatggctacatctagtatgtaaaggaaaggctagcaaaagtgaaagcaacctatcaagcatgtgcaaatgtcaaaatctgatcattaaatgggcttgcacgtttttattcataaggaagtcaagttagcaaaaggcaacttgaaacaagccaaaaatggaagatcacatgttgctgccagatctgatcctcggactgagtatgacagtcctatgtcataaagtggctttttctctcttgtccacatcacctcaaaagatgaagccaacctagaccttaaagacttcgaaaaatgcagctcagaaacagccttgcactctgattaaagtgaaaaagcaaggacatgtcaagatcaaagactatgctgcaagaggatggttctgcctaagcctaacaagctgagtggcagttctgtaattttgatgaaaaccttggatcctttgaaaatgagctccaacggtcatcaagggcttggatctctataaaatgcatacaagctctccattggaagacacacaacacacttgcataaaaagatcaagcatcttaaagcttttcaagaagcaaatcacatcctctcttattactttctttgatccaacactatatctttgtatatcttttgagaaagtattaagtatcaatcactctcattctactttgtaatttcctagtgagtgaagctagGAAATagttggaaattgattgtaagcttggtgaagcttgataatacacggttgtaatcatcctcgggttgaggattgatctgttttgaaagttagtgaaatctcacaagggtgtgaggactggacgtagccatcattgggtgaaccagtataaaattgtgtgtgtgtccctcatattctgctcctactcttttactcagcttagatctaacgatttaaaaatcccatcctcgagctagccatcctcagcaagaggatagtttttaaaacacttaaaaattgtttttaacagcaaaatccctattcaacccccccttctagtgatatttagctacaacaatATGCAAGGCGATAAAATGTAGAATTTAATGATAACCTTCATTAGTTCTTACTCAAAATATGATATTGACTAAACAAGTCATTCTCAAACATTTTCAACAAACATATAGAATGTAAACTTGAAACCAACTAGAATGTTGTCACATAGCAGAAAATCAAAACGCCACATAACGACGATGAACAAAATAACATCTCACTTTAACGATAAAATcaagaagaaaataatatataaactaaCAAAGAGTAACAAAAACATATAAACCAACTAaagtagaaaaaataaataaaaatatcaattttttaatctgATCAAACAAATCAACTCGTGATTCCCCAATTTTTTCAGTGGGTTAAACAGGGTAGACCAACTAAGGTActtatattcaaaattttagtCCAATTCATCTAAAACAGTGTCTAAATAGAAAAGTCCGCTAAATTCAGCCCAATTTACCACTCATACTTTTACTTACCCCAAAAATCAGGACAACTAGTAATATATTCTACTCATATATTCTATTTATATTAGATTTTGTCAGAACTTAAGATTAACTAAGATATCAACTAATTACTCTCAAttgttatcattttttcttcaaacGATTACAATGAGAAATAAACTTTGTTTCTCATCTACGATTTCCTTAACTACTCCAAAGGCGTGATTGATCTCTCAAATGAGAATAAATGGCGCCACACGATCAACTCGGCCTTATTACTTCCACGACATGTTCTGTTGACAATATCCACATGTGTTTTTTTCCTCCTTATATAGTGCCTTTGTGTTAGTGGTTGAGTTTGATTAGTGATACTAAAAACGTAGAACACAATTACAACTACCAAATTATCAGGTTCTACAAAGTTTTAACCAACTTTTATACCTTCATGGCCTTTGTGAATCTTAGTAGACTTGAGAAAGAATCAACTGACTCATTCAATTGTTTTTTCCTTAATTTGACCTAGTTTCGGCTAACCCTAAATTTGACTATTTGTCAATCTCgactaacaaaatatttatttttaggaggaaacaataaataatacatcaaatatattgtgtttcttttagacaaaataatgtatatgtcttgtttgtttaaattcattttttcttaTACAAAACAATAcatcaaatctattttatttctcacACATTCTCTCTTTTTACATTCTTTTTCACCTCATTCTCAATATTTTCTTATAACTACATAATACACACTCGTACGTTGTTAGTGAAACACATGATTGTCAAATGAGCGAAATATGTAAGAGAGACAAAATACTAGTGGGATCCACAACTTTATTCTTCTATGCAATTTAGCAAAGAACGTGGAAAGAATAGCATGTACATGTTTTTGTTCCACATATATCCTTACATTGATATTTATATTTCCACAAATAACACTCAGCACCAACACATTTGAGTACAATtatgttaattaataattaaaataataatgtataaatatTCTAAATCGATCCATAAAattaatctaataaaaatatttaataacatgTATTATAAGTAATTTAATGAATcatttgaaatgaaataaaaacaaattagttTTGATAATAGTTTTGCAAAGTTTAAGGAATTCTCGTATTTTCTTGAAtaatcaacattttttttctttatttattttcttttttctttttcaccaTAATATCTCAAATCTACTCTATTTTTGTTGGAACCTAGcttatttaaagaaatatttcaatcacttgttttaatgataacaaaatcctttgtgggaacaatttaataCACTAACATTTTGATTAAGTGCGCAAGTCCAAGATCAAGTATTTAATTAATAGACTCTTATCATATACTTTGATAATTGAACAAAGATAAAGATGTAACATGTCTTCTCCTTGCTTCGCTTCTCTATGTCCGACACACGAGCAACGTTGTGTACCAATTGCCTCTGAAAATGAAAGCAATGATGTAATCCAATTCCCTCTGATAAATACAAATGTGTTCTATTTGTTTCCTTCGATAAACGTGACAAGCAAGTAACTGTATCTAATAACCACAACAAGCAAGTCAGAACCATTGATTATTATATTAAGTGTCTGATCGTCTGACTCTAAATGATTACGTATCCTTTGAAAAAGTCAATGCTATGAAAATGATCAATGTTataaaaaagagaaagcaaTTGCGCATTCTCTAATAAACATCCTGAATCTGCTACTTGTCTAAAGATCTTAAGATAGGCTCTGACCATCGTATCCCTTGATTcactattattttaaacaaGATACACCAGATCATTACAAGATCAGTTTTTAAAAAGTTTCTATCACAAATCAATCTCACAAATATACGATacaaaatttcatgaattaTGCTAATTTACTGCAATCAAGACAACGATCAGAACCCTAATCATTCTCTATAAAAGACGTGCTTCCTTCAATCGAGTTATATACAACAATAAGCACATACGCGCTCTTACtcaatattgttttattatacaTTAATTCTAAAAGAAGTTGTGAAGTAACAAATTTGTAAACACTGTCGGCGAGAGCTAATTCATCAAAACCCTTTTGTTTGTAACATAGCACTGTAGTAACTAATTCCTCAACAACTTGACTGTTCTAAGCTATAaggttaaaaatatttaacacaaCTAGCGTGACAAGTAGGCAATTAAGTGTAAGTTTGATTATGTGGTGAATCAGAGGATTAAATCATTTAAGTTCAAGGGATTAGATGTAGATAtcgtgttggtggtgaaccatgataaatcGTTGTGTCACTCTGCTCTGTTTTCTTTCACGTGCATTGCTTTCTTTACATTAGTATAGCCACAAGAAAAagatttttaatcataaaacataattcaaacccttatttcttgtgtttttcgtTCTACATTTTTCACTTACTTTTCTCTTCTTGTACTCTTTTTCACATCTTCATCTCTTCTCAATTTCTTCTGACAACCAATCATGCCCTTAGGGTGTGATTGGTTGTagaaagaaatatataatatagaGTAGATTTGAAGTTTTGTTTGGTGTAAGAGAAAtgggtgagaaaaaaaaaaaaagaagtgttaattaattttgaaagtaCTAAAATGCCTTTGAACTAGAATAATCtctatcaaaatttatttaatttctagtagtaatttaaataattaattggattaattcaaataattaattatttaatttaattaatttgaattcaattaaaattaatttttagtttaatttaactAACCAAGTCAACTAactttagtttaatttaatttatcaaatcaaCTCACACCaaacaattttctaaaaaaaaatcaaaagaaatggATCGATGTACTCCTAAGTTGACACCAGCTCGAATCTCTCTACATAGGTTTCCCCTTCCTCAACTTTGATACATGAGAAGGCAATTCCAACTCCAGTTACTCTTTGATCTGGCGTCACACGAGACATTTTACAACACTAGAGCTAGTCTTAGACACCACAAGGCAAACACAactttatgttgtttttttcACCTTGATTTCTGAAATATCTGCAAGTTTGAGAAAAAGTGTGGGACCCACATCAAAATTGAGATCTCTTCTCTATTTCTTCCGTCACCCAAAGGAGAGAAGTAAAACATCTAAGTTTTGTTTGactgtgttttactttttaaaaattatttaataattgaattttaaaaaattgttttaaaaaaaaaattaaaaaaatttgtttgataactcaattttaaaacagttttggctagagagttaaaaaaactgaaaaataaaaaataaaacatcatttgtctattttgcttttttagttttaaaaagtataatattaaaaatagttttacaaaatagtttttaaaaataagtaattcaaataaattttttaattttaaaattttaaaatactaaaataaagtttttaagaTGTGAATCAAACAAACCCCTAgtctctttttctctcttcgATTTTTCTCTTGTCTTATTTTCTTGCAAACCAATGACTTTTTGTTTATTCTaccactaaaaaataaattaggtaCCATACTACAATCATTTTCAAATTATGTATCATACTAccataattttcataatttaaattttaaaaactgagAAGTTGCAGTGTTACAACCGACTTcccaaaagaaattttttatttttttaattgagtgAAAGGAATTTGGTGTGGCTGTAATCGATTTCacaattgcatttttttttgttttattaattattaaatatatgtatttatttttattagtagtgCTATTTAATAGGCACAAATatagaaagtttgatcaattaACGATGATATGCACTCATTAGAGAGTGAGATGATATGCACTCATATTAGAGAGTGAATAGTTATAATTTGTAAATGTGAGATAAtgtaacacatttttttttgttaatgtatttcataataataaatatacattttattaatcaataattattattttaattaaataattaatttaagttttattaattattaatttaagtaattattattttacttaaattattaGTTTAAGTTTCTTTAATCACTAATTTAaggaattattattttaattaattaaataaatacaatgttaatttttttaataataattatctagttaatttttttttataattattaaaaaatttaaataaaatggagtccataaaaatagtaaaatttaattaaatattataattaaaattacaaatacaaaatgaactaattttattacaatgaaATAATTTTCATCGGGAGCATCAGTACGATAAGGacatttatttttactatctCCCTCTTTCCGACACAAATCACATCTCTTAGGGAATGTATTTTTCTCCCGTTGATCCATTTAATATAAATGCGAGTAGATTGTGGACGATCTTTTGGATCTTTTCTCATGTAGTCATGATGAATAAACAAACAAGCAACGATGACATGCGAACATGGATAGTGTAATGCTTGAAATTCCCCACAATTACATCATCGTTTGTCGAGGTCTGCCTTGAATGTCCCTATAGGACGACCACTTGGCGGAGGAACCAACTCCTTAACTATAAAGATATTATGAGCTCAATTGTGAATAACAACTTCATGGAAATTCGATATTGCTCATTCCTTGTTAAGGTTTTGAATTATTGTAT
It includes:
- the LOC101499135 gene encoding uncharacterized protein, with the protein product MAQNLDDCEFWLPPKFLADDDTPFLNINNNKNGNKLFSSTSNDDVFNAVSNTLFPYYFTSPLTSSETESDEEEQIAELTRQMTHSTLQHHKVALNNHHHKAIFVNGSSPQQTRSAFENRNYGQGSNPNDTVLMMNSQRATLDLLRAAAGEVERMHQVNNDEAFYDFLPEKPFGFHTQNQQHSLPHQKRLQIAQFEMLRRQQQWLKQQQEIVRGNGVLQRQSRNYETAPRREMNKQNVFEGNVGLSSSAWCSLKNESNAKTVFLGNSSNVKKERNGTGVFLPRFVDTQSRKKPACKTVVVPERVVHALNMKVEEGMIRGYMQQKNRFYGTSNIENGVARIGSDYGFSQQKRNTMPQQQQVNREIRLPQEWTY